One genomic region from Haloterrigena gelatinilytica encodes:
- a CDS encoding tryptophanase: MVAYKTKVAERIHLPSRDRRERALSEAGYNVFNLDAEDVFVDLLTDSGTGAMSDAQWAAVMRGDESYAGSRSFDDLESAVRDVMGFSRVVPTHQGRGAENVLYGTLLSEGDVALNNTHFDTTRAHVANQGADPVDCPVEGARDLESDEPFKGNFSLERARSVVDEVGAERVPLVILTITNNSTAGQPVSVENTRRVRDFASQIDATFVIDACRFAENAGFVRRREDEFDGADIDEIAREQLGYADAIVMSGKKDGLANAGGFVATDDEALFERCKQRAILYEGFPTYGGMSGRDVAALAVGLREAVEEAYVADRLDGVRAFADLLADAGVPIYTPPGGHAVYLDAGAALPHLDSDEFPGQALVCELYREGGVRGVELGSFAFPDTDRPELVRLAVPRRTYHTEHFEHVAETAATVIEKRESVAGLEITSEPDNRELRHFTADLEPVSASQ; encoded by the coding sequence ATGGTCGCGTACAAGACGAAAGTCGCAGAACGGATCCACCTCCCCTCTCGAGACCGGCGCGAACGAGCGCTGTCCGAGGCGGGGTACAACGTCTTCAATCTCGACGCCGAGGACGTCTTCGTCGACCTCCTGACCGACAGCGGCACCGGTGCGATGAGCGACGCTCAGTGGGCGGCCGTCATGCGCGGCGACGAGTCCTACGCCGGCTCGCGCAGCTTCGACGACCTCGAGTCCGCCGTCCGGGACGTGATGGGCTTCTCGCGCGTCGTCCCGACCCACCAGGGGCGGGGCGCGGAGAACGTCCTCTACGGAACGCTGCTCTCGGAGGGCGACGTCGCGCTCAACAACACCCACTTCGACACGACGCGGGCCCACGTCGCGAACCAGGGCGCCGACCCGGTCGACTGCCCCGTCGAGGGAGCGCGCGACCTCGAGTCGGACGAGCCGTTCAAGGGGAACTTCTCGCTCGAGCGCGCCCGGTCGGTCGTCGACGAGGTGGGCGCCGAGCGCGTGCCGCTGGTAATTCTAACGATCACGAACAATTCGACGGCGGGTCAGCCGGTCTCCGTCGAGAACACGCGACGGGTTCGGGACTTCGCCTCCCAGATCGATGCGACCTTCGTCATCGACGCCTGCCGGTTCGCCGAGAACGCCGGCTTCGTCCGGCGCCGCGAGGACGAGTTCGACGGGGCCGACATCGACGAGATCGCCCGCGAGCAGCTCGGATACGCCGACGCGATCGTCATGAGCGGCAAGAAGGACGGGCTGGCCAACGCCGGCGGCTTCGTCGCGACCGACGACGAGGCGCTGTTCGAGCGGTGCAAGCAGCGCGCGATCCTCTACGAGGGCTTTCCCACGTACGGCGGGATGTCCGGACGGGACGTGGCCGCGCTGGCAGTCGGCCTCCGCGAGGCCGTCGAGGAGGCCTACGTCGCCGACCGCCTCGACGGCGTCCGCGCGTTCGCGGACCTACTCGCGGACGCCGGCGTGCCGATCTACACGCCGCCGGGGGGCCACGCCGTCTACCTCGACGCGGGCGCGGCGCTTCCCCACCTCGATTCCGACGAGTTCCCGGGCCAGGCGCTGGTCTGCGAACTGTACCGAGAAGGCGGCGTCCGCGGGGTCGAACTCGGGAGCTTCGCGTTCCCCGATACGGACCGGCCGGAACTGGTCCGCCTCGCGGTACCGCGTCGCACCTATCACACCGAACACTTCGAACACGTCGCGGAGACCGCCGCGACGGTCATCGAGAAGCGCGAGTCGGTCGCCGGGCTCGAGATCACGTCCGAACCCGACAACCGAGAGTTACGTCACTTCACGGCCGACCTCGAGCCGGTTTCGGCCTCACAGTAG
- a CDS encoding peroxiredoxin family protein, with protein sequence MTESSPELTFPNVGPGPDPLSLTDLTEPVAPADPTTTDGAEPAHDAILLLLHRDHHAGQCRRQVRAVADRYEEFRDRGCQVVSVVPEPRDRVREWQERYDLPFPLCADPETTAGEAFDQPVRLGPVGRHFDLVGRMPAAVVLDIRDPAALEVVATYRGRSNMDRPEIDELLATVDRRT encoded by the coding sequence ATGACCGAATCTTCCCCCGAACTGACCTTCCCGAACGTCGGTCCCGGCCCGGATCCGCTCTCGCTGACCGACCTGACGGAGCCGGTCGCGCCCGCCGATCCGACGACGACCGACGGCGCCGAGCCGGCCCACGACGCGATCCTCCTGTTGCTCCACCGCGACCACCACGCCGGCCAGTGTCGCCGGCAGGTCCGGGCCGTCGCCGACCGCTACGAGGAGTTCCGCGACCGGGGCTGCCAGGTCGTCTCGGTCGTGCCCGAACCCCGGGACCGGGTCCGAGAGTGGCAGGAACGGTACGACCTGCCCTTCCCGCTCTGTGCGGATCCGGAGACGACCGCGGGCGAGGCCTTCGACCAGCCCGTTCGGCTCGGGCCGGTCGGTCGCCACTTCGACCTCGTCGGGCGGATGCCCGCCGCCGTCGTCCTCGATATCCGCGACCCCGCCGCCCTCGAGGTCGTCGCGACCTACCGCGGCCGGAGCAACATGGATCGGCCCGAAATCGACGAGTTGTTGGCCACCGTCGACCGACGGACCTGA
- a CDS encoding polysaccharide deacetylase family protein — MGTVDVAIGVDADCVAGWLGSYGGADSPADLSRGLAAGNEGIPRMLALFDERDIETSWYVPGHTIDTFRDEIEAVAADGHELGVHGYSHENPTDLSREQEDEILEVSIDRIEDVTGSEPVGHRASWWEFSENTPELVEKHGFLYDSSLMERMFEPGWMRKGDSWEKIRYEEDPETWMEPYQYGEETDVVEIPISWYRDDIPPMLFIKQPIYHAGYKDPEMMYEQYYKRQFDYLYDRRGAGVYTFTIHPDIHGLPHMIPLLEEFIQYVKSHENARFTTLETIAETYKDDPSVYESESDYV, encoded by the coding sequence ATGGGAACTGTTGATGTCGCGATCGGCGTCGACGCGGACTGCGTCGCCGGCTGGCTCGGCTCGTACGGCGGAGCGGACTCGCCCGCGGACCTCTCGCGGGGGCTGGCCGCCGGCAACGAGGGCATCCCGCGGATGCTCGCGCTCTTCGACGAGCGGGACATCGAGACGTCCTGGTACGTCCCCGGCCACACGATCGACACCTTCCGCGACGAGATCGAGGCGGTCGCGGCCGACGGCCACGAACTGGGCGTCCACGGCTACTCCCACGAGAACCCGACCGACCTCTCCCGGGAGCAGGAAGACGAGATCCTCGAGGTCTCGATCGACCGCATCGAGGACGTCACCGGGTCGGAGCCGGTCGGCCACCGCGCCAGCTGGTGGGAGTTCAGCGAGAACACGCCCGAACTCGTCGAGAAACACGGCTTCCTGTACGACAGCAGCCTCATGGAGCGGATGTTCGAACCGGGCTGGATGCGCAAGGGCGACAGCTGGGAGAAGATCCGGTACGAGGAGGACCCCGAGACGTGGATGGAGCCGTACCAGTACGGCGAGGAGACCGATGTCGTCGAGATTCCGATCAGCTGGTATCGCGACGACATTCCGCCGATGCTCTTTATCAAGCAGCCGATCTACCACGCCGGCTACAAGGATCCGGAGATGATGTACGAGCAGTACTACAAGCGGCAGTTCGACTACCTCTACGATCGCCGCGGCGCGGGCGTCTACACCTTCACGATCCACCCGGACATCCACGGCCTGCCCCACATGATTCCGCTGCTCGAGGAGTTCATCCAGTACGTCAAGAGCCACGAGAACGCGCGGTTCACCACCCTCGAGACGATCGCCGAGACGTACAAAGACGATCCGTCGGTGTACGAGAGCGAGAGCGACTACGTCTGA
- a CDS encoding asparaginase domain-containing protein, which translates to MDVTLLSTGGTIASTDADGGAKPTRTGADLLEAVPELEAHASLSVESVAQVPSFEIDGETLEAIGERVRELEADPTVDAVVVTHGTDTMEETAYYLDVTVRPETPVFLTGAQRRPDEVSSDGPSNLLTAVRAAEAFADRDAGGTFVAFDEAIHGARSVTKAHTSALEAFRSRNTGPVATVDRNGVAIHRLRLALALEAFDDDDTIREAFSPVDSQT; encoded by the coding sequence ATGGACGTGACGCTTCTCAGCACGGGCGGCACGATCGCGAGCACCGACGCGGACGGCGGGGCGAAGCCGACGCGGACGGGCGCGGACCTCCTCGAGGCCGTCCCGGAACTCGAGGCCCACGCGTCGCTCTCGGTCGAGTCGGTCGCGCAGGTTCCGAGCTTCGAGATCGACGGCGAGACGCTCGAGGCGATCGGCGAGCGGGTCCGCGAACTCGAGGCCGACCCGACGGTCGACGCCGTCGTCGTCACCCACGGCACGGACACGATGGAGGAGACGGCGTACTACCTCGACGTCACCGTCCGGCCCGAGACGCCGGTGTTCCTGACGGGCGCCCAGCGCCGCCCGGACGAGGTGAGTTCGGACGGGCCGAGCAACCTCCTGACGGCGGTCCGCGCCGCCGAGGCGTTCGCCGACCGCGACGCCGGCGGGACGTTCGTCGCGTTCGACGAGGCAATCCACGGCGCCCGATCGGTGACGAAGGCCCACACGTCCGCCCTCGAGGCGTTTCGCTCGCGGAACACGGGGCCGGTCGCGACGGTCGACCGGAACGGCGTCGCGATCCACAGACTGCGACTCGCGCTGGCGCTCGAGGCGTTCGACGACGACGACACGATACGAGAGGCATTTTCGCCCGTTGACTCTCAGACGTAG
- a CDS encoding GNAT family N-acetyltransferase, which translates to MDDPDETRADASDEAVGYVRTATGDDALEVRRILDAAMLEPGDVESRIAEGNVLVAGDERGGTAGTGERILGTVVLEPLEEPGAHVSAIGVRRRHRGRGIGTALIDRAVAREGRLTARFDDGVRPFYERLGFSIEPIDDRRHRGVKSGHGTDFD; encoded by the coding sequence ATGGACGACCCCGACGAGACGAGAGCGGACGCGTCCGACGAGGCGGTCGGGTACGTCCGCACCGCGACCGGCGACGACGCCCTCGAGGTCCGGCGCATCCTCGACGCGGCCATGCTCGAGCCGGGGGACGTCGAGAGCCGGATCGCGGAGGGGAACGTCCTGGTCGCCGGCGACGAGCGCGGCGGGACGGCGGGGACCGGGGAACGGATCCTCGGGACGGTCGTGCTCGAACCTCTCGAGGAGCCGGGGGCGCACGTCTCGGCGATCGGCGTTCGTCGACGGCACCGCGGGCGGGGCATCGGCACGGCGTTGATCGACCGCGCCGTGGCGCGGGAGGGCCGGCTGACGGCGCGGTTCGACGACGGCGTTCGCCCGTTCTACGAGCGGCTCGGCTTTTCGATCGAACCGATCGACGACCGGCGACACCGCGGCGTCAAATCCGGTCACGGGACGGACTTCGACTAA
- a CDS encoding GAF domain-containing protein, whose protein sequence is MSPSSQLRPRTVVYLAETDDAARDGAAALERVDSGPERTVHPLTTAVVDSLADWASAVDCVVFAETPTTAAGATLLEAAEACGSTPLVLFTRSAYAPAAARSTDGIDGYVRRDTDGAVAHLADEIEWVCAGERAGAATALPAAAADSGSNADAVETGDTDTTDTTETAGAERRPVADILEALPDVVACEERDRLFERLVATAADAVGTECGWLSTVHFGELTPRATTDAVAAEDLASMPREGPLDEALRSGEPIRIDDLAADGRPEPPLEGTESLCCAPVGDVGLLLLAAAEPAAFDGRDRDLLAAWARVGAAVLERVETEAGLRTDRDRLRGELDRATEARDRLEAERDDLAAERDRLAAERDRARALFATVPDPAVHYEIDGGRPVVRDVNDAFSDVFGAEPAAIVDEPLDAAPLPPGLEHRRATLTEALRAGRRRQLVSRRETVDGVREFRLTVVPLEAADGDGSDGSEPAGEITNPEGLVVYGDVTDANRTERELAAAEGRLEAIAESLETDVRTPLNVARGYLELVEETRDAEHFAEVETAQERLRERVAELLAIARRDEVAVETEPVAVTDVARRAWVAVDTGDARLVTREDRVLKADKAQLRELFEHLLQAAVESVAEGSDDDAPVVTVGATDDGFAVTGHPAGTDVTSAGWETTPVPGRLAAADGTGFGLGPVERIADAHGWDVGVATDEGATFAFRGIGPADVSRD, encoded by the coding sequence ATGAGTCCCTCGTCGCAGTTACGCCCGCGGACGGTGGTCTACCTCGCCGAAACCGACGATGCGGCCCGCGACGGCGCGGCCGCCCTCGAGCGCGTCGACTCGGGTCCGGAGCGCACGGTCCACCCGCTGACGACGGCCGTCGTCGATAGCCTGGCCGACTGGGCGTCCGCGGTCGACTGCGTCGTCTTCGCGGAGACGCCGACGACCGCGGCGGGAGCCACGCTGCTCGAGGCCGCCGAGGCCTGCGGGTCGACGCCGCTGGTGCTCTTCACCCGGTCCGCGTACGCGCCGGCGGCCGCGCGGTCGACCGACGGGATCGACGGCTACGTCCGCCGGGATACCGACGGCGCCGTCGCCCACCTCGCGGACGAGATCGAGTGGGTCTGCGCCGGCGAGCGCGCTGGCGCGGCGACGGCGCTGCCCGCCGCCGCCGCGGATTCGGGTTCGAACGCGGACGCGGTCGAGACGGGCGATACCGATACCACTGACACGACCGAGACCGCCGGCGCCGAGCGCCGGCCGGTCGCCGATATCCTCGAGGCGCTCCCCGACGTCGTCGCGTGCGAGGAGCGCGACCGACTCTTCGAGCGCCTGGTCGCGACCGCCGCCGACGCCGTCGGGACCGAGTGCGGCTGGCTGTCGACGGTCCACTTCGGCGAGTTGACGCCGCGGGCGACCACCGACGCGGTCGCGGCCGAGGACCTCGCCTCGATGCCCCGCGAGGGACCTCTCGACGAGGCACTCCGGAGCGGCGAGCCGATTCGGATCGACGACCTCGCGGCCGACGGGCGTCCGGAGCCGCCCCTCGAGGGGACGGAATCGCTGTGCTGTGCGCCGGTCGGCGACGTCGGCCTCCTCCTGCTCGCCGCCGCGGAACCGGCGGCGTTCGACGGCCGGGATCGCGACCTCCTCGCCGCGTGGGCGCGGGTCGGAGCCGCCGTCCTCGAGCGCGTCGAGACGGAAGCGGGCCTGCGGACAGATCGCGATCGGCTGCGCGGGGAACTGGACCGAGCCACCGAGGCTCGAGACCGACTCGAAGCGGAACGCGACGATCTGGCGGCCGAACGCGATCGGCTCGCCGCGGAGCGCGACCGCGCCCGAGCGCTGTTCGCGACCGTCCCGGATCCGGCGGTCCACTACGAGATCGACGGCGGCCGGCCGGTCGTCCGGGACGTCAACGACGCCTTTTCCGACGTCTTCGGCGCCGAACCGGCGGCGATCGTCGACGAGCCGCTGGACGCGGCTCCCCTCCCGCCGGGACTCGAGCACCGGCGGGCGACGCTGACCGAGGCGCTCCGGGCCGGTCGACGCCGGCAGCTGGTCAGCCGGCGCGAGACCGTCGACGGCGTCCGCGAGTTCCGGCTGACGGTGGTCCCCCTCGAGGCGGCCGACGGCGACGGCTCGGACGGGTCGGAGCCGGCCGGCGAAATCACCAATCCCGAGGGATTGGTCGTCTACGGCGACGTCACCGACGCGAACCGGACGGAGCGGGAACTGGCGGCCGCCGAGGGGCGCCTCGAGGCGATCGCGGAGAGCCTCGAGACGGACGTTCGAACGCCGCTGAACGTCGCCCGCGGCTATCTCGAACTCGTCGAGGAGACCCGCGACGCGGAGCACTTCGCCGAGGTCGAGACGGCCCAGGAACGGCTCCGCGAACGCGTCGCGGAACTGCTCGCGATCGCCCGCCGGGACGAGGTGGCCGTCGAGACCGAACCCGTCGCCGTCACCGACGTCGCGCGTCGGGCCTGGGTCGCCGTCGACACCGGCGACGCGCGGCTCGTGACCCGCGAGGATCGCGTCCTCAAGGCCGACAAGGCGCAGCTACGGGAGCTGTTCGAACACCTGTTGCAGGCTGCGGTCGAGAGCGTCGCCGAGGGAAGCGACGACGACGCGCCGGTCGTCACCGTCGGGGCGACCGACGACGGGTTCGCCGTGACCGGCCATCCCGCGGGGACCGACGTGACGTCCGCCGGATGGGAGACGACCCCCGTTCCGGGTCGGTTGGCCGCCGCCGACGGCACCGGGTTCGGGCTCGGGCCGGTCGAGCGGATCGCCGACGCCCACGGCTGGGACGTCGGCGTCGCCACCGACGAGGGAGCCACCTTCGCGTTTCGCGGGATCGGCCCGGCCGACGTGAGTCGCGACTGA
- a CDS encoding polymer-forming cytoskeletal protein: MSGNSNSRTLLVIALAAVVVAGAVPATVAGQADRTGGTVVVEEGETVDSLEAFGGTVIVEGTVTGDVSAVAGDVRIDGTVEGDLEAVGGSVTIAGTVDGDVEAAGGSVTITEEGVVGGTTSIGAGTVVVDGTLEGDAEIGAETIQLGEGASIAGDLRYGGDLEGNTDAVAGTIEQDSSVGVDVAPTIQPIASWLFAAYALALNLVLGAALLALFPRFSDGVASRAASTPGRSGLVGLGVLIGVPVLLVAVALTVIGIPFSIVGAFLFALAVWLGLVYGRFAVGAWLLSLVGVGNRWLALVVGLVIGAALGLVPYVGDLLNLLVLLLGIGALAVGLFSHWRTARERDRESRGGVGPSGPTTD, translated from the coding sequence ATGTCCGGTAACAGTAACTCGCGAACGCTGCTCGTCATCGCCCTCGCGGCCGTCGTCGTCGCCGGCGCCGTCCCGGCCACCGTCGCCGGACAGGCCGATCGAACGGGCGGCACGGTCGTCGTCGAGGAGGGCGAGACCGTCGACAGCCTCGAGGCGTTCGGGGGAACGGTCATCGTCGAAGGCACCGTAACGGGCGACGTCAGCGCCGTCGCCGGCGACGTGCGGATCGACGGAACCGTCGAGGGGGACCTCGAGGCCGTCGGCGGCAGCGTGACGATCGCCGGGACCGTCGACGGCGACGTCGAAGCCGCCGGCGGGAGCGTGACGATCACCGAGGAGGGAGTCGTCGGCGGGACGACCTCGATCGGCGCCGGAACGGTCGTCGTCGACGGGACGCTCGAGGGAGACGCGGAGATCGGCGCCGAGACGATCCAGCTGGGCGAGGGCGCGTCGATCGCGGGCGATCTGCGCTACGGCGGCGATCTCGAGGGGAACACCGACGCGGTCGCCGGTACCATCGAGCAGGATTCGTCGGTCGGCGTCGACGTCGCGCCGACGATCCAGCCGATCGCCTCGTGGCTGTTCGCGGCCTACGCGCTGGCGCTGAACCTCGTGCTCGGGGCGGCGTTGCTCGCCCTGTTCCCTCGGTTCTCGGACGGGGTCGCCAGTCGGGCCGCGAGCACGCCCGGACGGTCCGGACTGGTCGGGCTCGGGGTCCTCATCGGCGTTCCGGTCCTGCTGGTCGCGGTGGCGCTCACGGTGATCGGCATCCCGTTCTCGATCGTCGGCGCGTTCCTGTTCGCCCTCGCCGTCTGGCTCGGGCTCGTCTACGGCCGCTTCGCCGTCGGCGCGTGGCTGCTCTCGCTCGTCGGCGTCGGAAACCGCTGGCTCGCGCTGGTGGTCGGGCTGGTCATCGGCGCGGCGCTGGGGCTGGTGCCGTACGTCGGCGACCTGCTGAACCTGCTCGTGCTCCTGCTCGGCATCGGCGCGCTCGCCGTCGGCCTGTTCAGCCACTGGCGAACGGCCCGCGAGCGCGACCGGGAGTCGCGCGGCGGCGTCGGACCGAGTGGGCCGACGACCGACTGA
- the samp2 gene encoding ubiquitin-like small modifier protein SAMP2, whose translation MRVTVDVKGEETREIDLESVSASGATGDGEPTPTYQDLLREVDLSPHEVSVLVDGRPVPEDQPVESEHVTVLRLIKGG comes from the coding sequence ATGCGCGTCACCGTCGACGTCAAGGGCGAGGAGACCCGCGAGATCGACCTCGAGTCGGTCTCGGCGTCGGGAGCGACCGGAGACGGCGAGCCGACCCCGACCTATCAGGACCTCCTCCGCGAGGTCGATCTCAGCCCTCACGAGGTGAGCGTCCTCGTCGACGGTCGCCCGGTTCCGGAGGACCAGCCCGTCGAGAGCGAGCACGTAACGGTGTTGCGGCTGATCAAGGGCGGCTAA
- the solA gene encoding N-methyl-L-tryptophan oxidase — MVATGTRYDVIVIGVGGIGSATAAHLADRGCDVLGLERYDVPHSMGSSHGITRIIRRAYYEHPSYIPLVERAYELWDDLAEETGRDVIHRTGSIDAGPPDNVVFEGSLRSCEEHDIPHEVLTSAAVAERFPGYDLPEGYKALYQPDGGFVVPEQAIVGHVETAQAAGAEVRARERVLEWEPTADEGVRVETDRGTYEAENMVLAAGAWNYKFTDVLEGLAVPERQVLGWFQPDRPSTFEPENFPVWNLEVPEGRFYGLPIYDVPGFKIGKYHHRDEEVDPDDYEREPNREDERLLREVTENYFTDAAGPTMRLATCMFTNSPDEHFILDTLPEHPQVVVGAGFSGHGFKFASVIGEILADLAIDGDTDHPIDMFRLDRFDA, encoded by the coding sequence ATGGTCGCGACAGGAACCCGATACGACGTTATCGTGATCGGCGTCGGCGGGATAGGCAGCGCGACGGCCGCTCACCTCGCCGACCGCGGCTGCGACGTGCTCGGCCTCGAACGCTACGACGTGCCCCATTCGATGGGCTCTTCCCACGGGATCACCCGGATCATTCGACGCGCCTACTACGAGCACCCCTCCTACATTCCGCTCGTCGAACGGGCCTACGAGCTCTGGGACGACCTCGCGGAGGAGACCGGCCGCGACGTGATCCACCGGACGGGATCGATCGACGCCGGCCCTCCGGATAACGTCGTCTTCGAGGGCTCGTTGCGCTCCTGCGAGGAACACGACATTCCCCACGAGGTCCTCACGAGCGCGGCGGTCGCCGAGCGGTTCCCCGGCTACGACCTCCCCGAGGGGTACAAGGCCTTGTACCAGCCCGACGGCGGGTTCGTGGTTCCCGAACAGGCGATCGTCGGCCACGTCGAGACGGCCCAGGCGGCGGGCGCCGAGGTGCGCGCCCGCGAGCGCGTCCTCGAGTGGGAGCCGACGGCGGACGAGGGCGTCCGCGTCGAAACCGATCGCGGGACTTACGAAGCCGAGAACATGGTGCTCGCCGCGGGGGCGTGGAACTACAAGTTTACCGACGTACTCGAGGGGCTCGCGGTCCCCGAGCGGCAGGTACTCGGCTGGTTCCAGCCCGATCGGCCGTCGACGTTCGAACCCGAGAACTTCCCGGTCTGGAACCTCGAGGTCCCCGAAGGCCGCTTCTACGGGCTGCCGATCTACGACGTGCCGGGGTTCAAGATCGGCAAGTACCACCACCGCGACGAGGAGGTCGATCCCGACGACTACGAGAGGGAGCCGAACCGCGAGGACGAGCGGCTCCTCCGCGAAGTCACCGAGAACTACTTCACCGACGCCGCCGGGCCGACGATGCGGCTCGCGACCTGCATGTTCACCAACTCGCCCGACGAGCACTTCATCCTCGATACGCTCCCCGAGCACCCGCAGGTGGTCGTCGGCGCGGGCTTCTCGGGCCACGGCTTCAAGTTCGCCAGCGTCATCGGCGAGATCCTCGCCGACCTCGCGATCGACGGCGACACCGACCACCCGATCGACATGTTCCGACTCGACCGATTCGACGCCTGA
- a CDS encoding aminotransferase class I/II-fold pyridoxal phosphate-dependent enzyme, whose translation MELPPFELERWLDEYEPDADLMLAESGVRSLPADRFDLDAGELGYVIPTDGAPEFRAAIAERYERDPEEVVLTCGTQEADYLTFMALLNEGDHSVVVSPTYQSLASVPAAIGDVTEVRTEPPEWELSVDAVAEAMRPETRVVVLTNPSNPTGKYLGPETMRALYDLAAENDAYLLIDEVYRMLADDPHAPAASLGQRAISTAGVSKSYGLAGARLGWVVADGELADTVRKWKDYTTISPPIIGQHIARQALGEREADILEANRAHAKSNRDRVAEFVERYDLEWYEPTGVNGFPTIPDGFENGTEFCRSLFEAESVVLAPGDVFGYPNRFRIGFGLHTDELEAGLERVGRHIETHSR comes from the coding sequence ATGGAGTTGCCCCCTTTCGAACTGGAACGGTGGCTCGACGAATACGAACCGGACGCTGACCTGATGCTCGCTGAAAGCGGCGTCCGAAGTCTTCCCGCCGACCGGTTCGATCTCGACGCGGGTGAACTCGGCTACGTCATTCCGACCGATGGAGCTCCAGAGTTCCGCGCTGCGATTGCCGAGCGCTACGAACGCGACCCCGAAGAGGTGGTTCTCACGTGTGGAACACAGGAGGCCGACTACCTCACGTTCATGGCGCTCCTGAACGAGGGGGATCACAGCGTCGTCGTCTCACCGACCTATCAGTCACTCGCGAGCGTGCCCGCCGCTATCGGCGACGTGACCGAAGTCCGAACCGAACCCCCGGAATGGGAGCTTTCCGTCGATGCCGTCGCGGAGGCGATGCGTCCAGAGACTCGGGTCGTCGTCCTCACGAACCCGAGCAACCCGACGGGCAAGTACCTCGGACCGGAGACGATGCGAGCGCTGTACGACCTCGCGGCGGAGAACGACGCGTACCTCCTCATCGACGAGGTGTACCGAATGCTGGCCGACGACCCGCACGCCCCGGCCGCGTCGCTCGGGCAGCGAGCGATTTCGACCGCTGGCGTCTCGAAGTCGTACGGTCTTGCCGGCGCGCGTCTCGGCTGGGTTGTCGCAGACGGGGAACTCGCCGACACGGTGCGGAAATGGAAAGACTACACGACGATTTCGCCGCCGATAATCGGGCAACACATCGCTCGACAGGCGCTCGGCGAGCGGGAGGCCGATATTCTCGAGGCGAACCGTGCCCACGCGAAGTCGAACCGAGACCGCGTCGCCGAGTTCGTCGAACGCTACGATCTCGAGTGGTACGAACCGACTGGCGTCAACGGCTTTCCGACGATCCCCGACGGCTTCGAGAACGGAACGGAGTTCTGTCGATCGCTGTTCGAGGCCGAGAGCGTCGTCCTCGCACCCGGCGATGTCTTCGGCTATCCGAACCGGTTCCGAATAGGGTTCGGTCTCCACACCGACGAGCTCGAGGCGGGTCTCGAGCGGGTCGGTCGGCACATCGAAACCCACAGCCGATGA
- a CDS encoding helix-turn-helix domain-containing protein: MIAILDIAHPDLALTPTIRDRPDASIEVVPHSTTDPETGLFFYLVEGADEAFEDALERDHTVTDWMLADNLGSARIYRLQHPDEAVLISPLTTELGGLLLNAETTGRGWTTRVQLPDREALADLWDCCETRDISFELRRMFRRDEWTGETFPEVTDEQRTALVRAHEEGYFEEPREISLEELAERLGISSTAVSGRIRRGTGRLVASTLREE; the protein is encoded by the coding sequence ATGATCGCAATTCTCGATATCGCGCATCCGGATCTCGCGCTGACACCGACGATCCGAGACCGTCCGGACGCGTCCATCGAGGTCGTCCCCCACTCCACGACGGACCCGGAGACCGGACTGTTCTTCTACCTCGTCGAGGGCGCCGACGAGGCGTTCGAGGACGCCCTCGAGCGAGACCACACGGTGACGGACTGGATGCTCGCGGACAATCTCGGTTCGGCGCGAATCTATCGGCTCCAGCACCCCGATGAGGCCGTCCTCATCTCGCCGTTGACGACCGAACTCGGCGGACTGCTGTTGAACGCGGAGACCACCGGGCGGGGCTGGACGACCCGCGTTCAGCTTCCCGACCGGGAAGCGCTCGCCGACCTCTGGGACTGCTGTGAGACGCGGGACATCTCGTTCGAACTGCGCCGGATGTTTCGGCGCGACGAGTGGACCGGCGAGACGTTCCCGGAGGTAACCGACGAACAGCGCACCGCGCTGGTCCGCGCCCACGAGGAGGGCTACTTCGAGGAACCGCGGGAAATCTCGCTCGAGGAACTCGCCGAACGGCTCGGCATCTCGTCGACGGCCGTCAGCGGGCGCATCCGCCGCGGAACCGGGCGACTCGTGGCGTCGACGCTCCGCGAGGAGTGA